In Rhodoferax koreense, a genomic segment contains:
- a CDS encoding HlyD family efflux transporter periplasmic adaptor subunit: MLTTAHASDARPAPAGTDPATDLVGTADAWLKQLPQWAPELQRAAIWQLGLDGQPLAAALAGLPSLADAAQLKPMALPAVPPGQAAQARGPVIARHAGVARIDFPVPLSEGDGLLVCLALADVPSLDTQRLMRQLHWGVAWLLRAGDQQSTQLLRARLERARFVIDTNTLLLDQTTPHAAALALCNMLALRFDATLVQIGRVRRLETQLFARSNTASFDPRTHLTGLAEAAMNEAVDERALLLWPPAEEAAPPGAALADYAHAQKAGALALLPLMHLGQVSGVLMLERATPFELMECEALEVAALGMAPILALHELAAEGPAQRLLGRMWATARAGTDSSHPALKLGLLALALLVAAAALVPVPQRVMAHALIEGEVQRAAVAPFAGYVRQAMARAGDAVSAGQLLAVLDDKDLRLERLRLESELEVSLRKEREAIAAGNRVETRLAAAQSSSTRAQLDLVLEKLERVRIVAPYAGVIIKGDLSQQIGAPVEQGKVLFEVAPLDNWRVVLEVDERDTALVQTGQTGRIVLTTLPGQAFDFSVRRITAVATAKDGRNYFRVEAKLTQPDPRLRPGLEGVAKVDAGESSALMVWTRHFRQWLRVTLWEYLP, from the coding sequence ATGCTGACGACCGCCCACGCCTCAGACGCCCGGCCGGCACCGGCCGGCACCGACCCGGCGACCGACCTCGTCGGCACGGCCGACGCCTGGCTCAAGCAATTGCCGCAATGGGCGCCGGAACTGCAACGCGCCGCGATCTGGCAGCTCGGCCTCGATGGTCAGCCGCTGGCGGCGGCACTGGCCGGCCTGCCTTCGTTGGCCGACGCGGCGCAATTGAAGCCGATGGCGCTGCCCGCCGTGCCACCGGGCCAGGCAGCCCAGGCCCGTGGCCCGGTGATTGCACGCCATGCCGGCGTGGCGCGCATCGACTTCCCGGTGCCGCTGTCCGAAGGCGACGGCTTGCTGGTGTGCCTGGCGCTGGCCGATGTGCCGTCGCTGGACACACAGCGGCTGATGCGCCAACTGCACTGGGGCGTGGCCTGGCTGCTGCGCGCGGGCGACCAGCAGTCCACGCAGCTGCTGCGGGCCCGGTTGGAACGCGCCCGTTTCGTCATCGATACCAACACCCTGCTGCTGGACCAGACCACACCACACGCGGCCGCGCTCGCGTTGTGCAACATGCTCGCATTGCGTTTCGATGCGACCCTGGTGCAGATCGGCCGGGTGCGGCGGCTCGAGACCCAACTTTTCGCGCGTAGCAACACCGCTTCCTTCGACCCGCGCACCCATCTCACCGGCCTGGCCGAGGCCGCGATGAACGAGGCCGTCGACGAACGCGCGTTGTTGCTCTGGCCACCCGCCGAGGAAGCCGCGCCACCCGGTGCCGCGCTGGCCGACTACGCCCATGCGCAAAAGGCCGGTGCGCTGGCGCTGCTGCCGCTGATGCATCTTGGCCAGGTCAGCGGTGTGTTGATGCTGGAACGCGCCACGCCCTTCGAGCTCATGGAATGCGAGGCGCTCGAAGTGGCTGCACTCGGCATGGCGCCGATCCTGGCGCTGCACGAACTGGCGGCCGAGGGTCCGGCCCAACGCCTGCTCGGGCGGATGTGGGCCACGGCCAGGGCCGGCACCGACAGTTCACATCCCGCGCTCAAGCTCGGCTTGCTGGCGTTGGCGCTGCTCGTCGCCGCTGCGGCCCTGGTACCCGTGCCGCAACGGGTCATGGCGCATGCGCTGATCGAAGGCGAGGTGCAGCGCGCGGCCGTGGCGCCGTTCGCCGGTTACGTGCGCCAGGCCATGGCCCGCGCGGGCGACGCGGTCAGCGCCGGGCAGTTGCTGGCGGTGCTCGACGACAAGGACCTGCGGCTCGAGCGGCTGCGGCTCGAGTCCGAACTCGAGGTGTCGCTGCGCAAGGAGCGCGAAGCCATCGCCGCCGGCAACCGTGTCGAAACCCGCCTGGCCGCCGCGCAAAGCAGCAGCACGCGCGCCCAGCTCGACCTGGTGCTGGAAAAACTCGAACGTGTACGCATCGTCGCACCGTATGCGGGGGTGATCATCAAGGGCGACCTGTCTCAGCAGATCGGCGCGCCTGTGGAACAGGGCAAGGTCTTGTTCGAAGTCGCGCCGCTGGACAACTGGCGCGTGGTGCTGGAGGTGGACGAACGCGACACGGCGCTGGTACAGACCGGCCAGACCGGTCGCATCGTGTTGACCACGCTGCCGGGCCAGGCCTTCGACTTCAGCGTGCGCCGCATCACCGCCGTGGCCACGGCGAAAGACGGCCGCAACTACTTCCGCGTCGAGGCCAAACTGACACAGCCCGACCCGCGCCTGCGCCCCGGCCTGGAAGGTGTGGCCAAGGTGGACGCCGGCGAAAGCTCGGCGCTGATGGTGTGGACGCGGCACTTCCGGCAGTGGCTGCGCGTGACGCTCTGGGAGTACTTGCCATGA